Within the Manduca sexta isolate Smith_Timp_Sample1 unplaced genomic scaffold, JHU_Msex_v1.0 HiC_scaffold_3670, whole genome shotgun sequence genome, the region gaaaattcaaatttacTTTCTTACCAGCTGTAAAGTACTACAAAGTGAGAGAAGCGATAAACGTAATAGTGAACGATTATAGTTACACGACCCATCGTTCACATTAGTTTTAGCTGGTTATCCTACAGTACATATTACTCTAATCCGTTATGAAGTGTATATACCCAAATACCCGTCAAAGCCGGCAATAATTCGACCTCTACATTCATGATACATCGGGGATCGCCTAAATACCTCATCCTAAAAACGCTACAAACTCCTTACACGACCGGTCCGAAGGGCCGAGCCAATGCTATACTAAGCTAGGGCGCGCGGCACACAGTAATACTGACACATACACAACTGAGGGTTCAAGCTTTGAGTGGGTAGGGTTGGGTGGTAAGGTTCATTGTTCCGCGCACCGTCACTACCACTTAGCTTACATCAACCTGTATTATTACTCGTTCAGTGAATGTTAATACACATATAAAGTCAAAGGTTTCGACACCATGAAAGATACACATTACTTTATAACAGACAATGGTCGTCGGAGCGCGTGGtcctttcatttaattaaattaaatctaaaaataacaacTGTATTACAATTTCTGTATATgtttaattcttatttcaaagaataaacatatagtatttattaatagaaaaacaCGTAATCGACTTCCTTCGGACCTTCAATTTAAATCAGTTAATCATAAAACCAGACAAGACAATGTCAAACACAAACTAAGAATAAGAAATCTCATACAAGATTCGGGTGACTGATGGGTAGTGCGACAGACAGTAAAAGAAATACGCTTGCACACATTTGACAAAACACCCACACACGCAACTGAAGCTCAAAAGCATGTCAATTAATGTATAGTCAGGAgaccctattccgtctacgagggcGAATCAGTCTTTTCCTAATTAAAAgcgttctaatcgaaagacGCCTTAGATAGCTCGATGAGTAAATTggtggtattttattttttttacctataccGATATTAaaactgtccttcgattagaacgcccgtaattgcaaaaagacgaatATGCCCACGTAGACGGAATGGAGCCCATTAAATACACATATATAAAATGGCGCACTAATTCCGAACAGGGTACACTGATCACCGGCTGTCTAACCTATAAATTCAAACAACGAAAACCAGACCACGCGCCCCGACGAGAATCAAACAACAGCGCCTAAGAAAGAGATAACAATAGGATAATATCCATAAACACAGTGTTATATTAGTTTACATCGTAACCTATCGCCTATGCTGCCCGCGGTGACTGCCGCGGGCGCGTACAAGTAGTTATTGTTCGGAGGCGGCGCTAGCGTGCGCGCGTTCTGCCTGACGCTCGGGAACGTGGCGGTGCACGACAGAACAGTGCCTATGTCAGAATTAATTGAAACCTTATGTTAATACACTTAGcattcatatttcatattttgcggcgcataataaaacataaatccagtaattgttattaataagcAGAACGAAATATAAATGCTAAAATTGATAAATCATAAATGAACTCATTCTGCCGTGCCATGGCCGGTACCGTCGGTGAGCGTCGGTAAGCTTAGTGACTATACCACGGCTGTCCGAATTGTAAGCTTTTTAAAAACTCTACCATTTTGGTAGATTTTATTTACACCGAGTCGATGAAtgatattttttggtattttctTCGCTTTTTCCATTAACTGTTAGTACGATCTAAGGTCCATTATtacatctttacatattatataatttttccgTGAAATATTCTTGTGTTCGAGAATATTTGAGGACTCCGCGACTTGGCGACGTATTATACCACCCTCATTATGTCTAGAGTAACCCGTTGTTGTCAAGGAAAAAGtagaataaaacataatcaCCGGAAACCCGGATAAGTGCCGTCTACATAATAGAATCGAacatttgtaaaaacaaaataaaaatatacacaactCGCCCCCTCTCCGCAAGAAacgtaaaagaaaaacaaaaagaaagaaaataaattaaaatcttttatttgcCAACGTTCGGTGGTGTGTAACATGATCTTTCGAAATTCTTTGGGTGTTACTGAGTACgttgttatgttttaaatggAGTCTTTTACTCATCCTTATCACACTCGAAACGAATATCAAATTGCCTTtccaaaatatacaaacaaattataatgaccATAGACTATACAGGGCGTGGGAAGTCACAGCGTAGCTTCCTTCTCCCGTTCTTTTTTCTAAATGACCGCTAAGGAACCTAAAAGACTCCACATGTTCGAGGACCCTCGAACCAACCGCTTACGACGAATCGCCATCAACACAAAAACTTGTTGAATTGTACTTACACAGACATACAATggaatttttatacaaaaataataacctatcattatttatacaaatcaaATATTGTTTCTGGAAATCTTATTTCACCGctttcatacaaatataatatctaaaatcaTTTACTTACTCTCacatataactaataaatacatgcagtacaattaatattttactatcattaaatttttatctgtaaTACTACTTTTTAGATACTCTCTTATGCCAAACAAATAGAGTAAAAATGacgaaactaataaaatatgatatgaaatatttttgtaaggaacatatcttttaatttttatgtgttgTATACACCAAGATTTGTCACCATAAATATTGTGGATCCTTCATTTGTATTGTGATAAATCCTCACCAATTTCAGTATTTGATCACACATAAACTCTTTAACATTTTAATCATAAACGATATTCCTTTAATATTCCTATCGATGGGCCGATGACATAATATTTCCAGAAACTTCCACAATCATCAAATATACACAATCAACAATCAACGTCGAATAAAACATAcaacatactaatatattaatataacatacattgcGTGCAACAGCGCACTTAAATTAATACAGCGTTTTTATTGCTATGCTATGTTAGGCAAGGTACCATACTTCAgacatatatttacaattaaactgAGCTGCGTGTAACCCAAGCGTAGACTTACCATAACTAAAACAGATTCATAGAATTCTATAACAGAATATTCTGCCGTAAATATCTTTGTCTTCTATGATCAAATAACATTAAGTTGGACTGAGCCAAGTTTCGCACACTATGTTTcgtacaaacaataataaataattgatgtgGATGTGTCAGGGTGCTTTACAAAATGCACTCAAACAGCTGTACCTCCAGTTCCCCCTCATAATAGCTGAGCAGACAAACAAAGCCAGTACAAATTAATGTTGATTGACCACTCTTACACTCGCGTACATTATATGCATTTagaataacttaataataatatatactactTGAACTTTTCCTACAAAACAATAAACCCGCTGTATACACTAACGTAGATAATGatcattcaattataataaaaatttaatacaattcttACATAACATATAAACTGAATAACTTTGCATCTTGCGTTACGGACAAGttcaagaaaattatttacaaatatttatgtcatagacaatatgtaaaatgaattaaataaggactatttttgtgttctttttttttaaataaagaaagtaGTAATATACGAATGCGTAGTACATGGCAACATTTTAACGTTACCCCATTGATTATTTGAGGTTTCGAAATTATGCTGATAATATCTTCATTATAAGCAATTTACGAGGAATCAAtccgtttaaaaaaattagagaAATATTcatcaaacattatttttttttattgtttttgagaaattaataagtattcAACGCTATCCGAATACATCAAGGCTAGCACATAGACTTGAGGGCaagatttatgaaaaaaaaaagtttttactaaaatatttcaactttttCTTATGAATTATTCGTTTTTCTTTTCGTTTATGAATGCGTTAACTATTGATAGTCATTGCATTTAGGTATATAGTtgagaaataattatacttataattttaaatatcagaaATGACATACATATAAGTCCATGTGTATCCAGCCCTCAAGTGCATCACTTCTACTAAATATCTATGTGATATATGAACAGTGAAGATATTAGGCCTCGacaacaatatattacaattaccATTATGATATAACAACATCGACATGTCGCATATGTTAACAGAAATCTAATGAACATCAACACTGaagcttaaatataaaaattaaatccaaaatattgttttttatatggaaaaaatacatattgtcaTACATATTGTCTTTTATGTATTAATGGGTGTTTcgtgttcaatatttttctgtCAACGTACGCAACAGAAGGTATATACACGATTAGATACAAATTTTGATCGAGCCCCGAGCTGCAGCTTCGTGTTGACTAGTTACAGAAATCTCTAATTGAAATCCTTTTATAACTCTAATTGTGGTATAATTTCAAATGATGCCCAGTTCTTTGCAAGTAAAAATTCGacgtttttttgtaaattttcaacTCGACTTTCAACTTATCGTTCTTAGAGTAATTTTCTATATTGAGCTAAATCTTAAAACCATGTTATCTCACTGTTATTTTTGCAATcgtgtatagaaatttaataagtTGAATCCAAACATTGAGACAAGTTACggtaaaaataacataggaCTCACCACCGACGCtcaattttatcgataaatatatcGACATATAGCAACGGAGACATGTTTAAAATCACGTGTTATCCAGCTCACATTTCGACTAATATCAACCAAAAATCACAGACGAAAGGGCTGACGCCGTTTCGATACCGATTTATTTTCGACATCGATACCCATTTTTTTCTCAAGCTTTCTCAAGCTCATTCGCTCGATAAGGAAACATATGAATCAAGAAGTAAAGACCAATACGCtcgttaaatctaaaatatgttttaacctatcgacatatcgataaataatacGTTATAGTTTAAGTCGTAGAAGGTTACCGGCGTTCGTGAGCGTAGCTTCTGAAGAAGAGCCATCGACAGAAACGCATTAATTCGGTATCCCCGAAGCGAtccaatcaaattaaataatcgaCAGCACTCAAGTTCGACAACGCCCCTCCGATTCTTTACACAATGGAATGCaggaaataagtatatttaagcTTCGAACACCAGTCGTACAGCAACCGGTGATAATGCCGTGCGTTAGcgggaacaaaataaaatacgcgtatattttatatgaacgtGATAAACCGGCTGTCACCCGAGCTGCGGAGCGATCAGTTATCAGTCACGGTTCATATAAAATGACACAGACTTGTGTTCGCCCGGACGCTGTACGGCTGCATGGACGAAGTTCAAGCCAGAGGATCAACGAAACGTTCATAGCCACTGCAGGAGTCTTCACCAGACCAGACCGAAAACTATCGAATTACGGCACGTGTTCCGTTCCCTCATATAACACGGTCAACTTCACTTGGCGCATGCGATTTAATTTGGTCTATGCAAAATCAATTCTGTGATTTGCGCCTCGCAACACGCcgatagttaaaaatatatcgatgtAGCGATTTGTTTTATACGATACATCGATTATTTTCGGTTACTATCGAAAATAACAAATTCAACCGTGCGGGCAAAGCACAGAGTTGATTTTGCACTGTCCAATAATAAACGACATGAAGAGCGAGTAGCGCAGTGTATCACTTGTCCTGGCGTGAGATGGCGAGCGCGAGCTGCAGCTCGGCGTCCTCGCGGCGGCGCTGCTGCTCGGCGGCGCGCTGCAGGCGCGACTCGGCGGCGGCCCAGGCCCACTGCGTCTCCTCCGACGGCAGCGCCTCCGCCGACGCGCGCAACTCCTTTGCCTCCTTCGCCTCCTTGGCTTTCTTCTCCTTCTGCCTGCTCCGGCCGATGCCACCTATCGTGTTGACGAGCGATTTGGCGTACTTGACCGGCCTCGGCGACGTCTCTGTTTTGGCCGGGCGCGTGTTCGGCCACGTCTCGTTCAAGTTCTTGTTCTGATCGATGGACCAGTCGGTCGCCCAATTATCTGATTTGTTTGCCCAGTTGTCGGATTTGTTCGCCCAGTTTTCGGTCTTACGGTCATTGGTGGTGACGTTGGTGTTTTTGGAAGCGGCGGACCACGCGTCCGCTTTCTGACTTGTGGGTTCTGTCCACGCGGAGTCTGTCGCCCAGTTGTCGTTGGGCCAGGCGGCCCACGTCTCGTTGTTGTTGGCGGTGTTGAACTCCGATCGGCCGGAAAAGGGGTCGTAGGCGACCGGCGGCGCGGACACTCGGCCGCTGCGTTTCTCGGGCAGAGTGAAGCTGCCGTTGACGGTGGAGGAGGCGAAGAAGTCATCGGTCTCGAAGCCGGCGACGGAGGTGGGCCTGGCCGCCGGGTCGGCGCGGACGGCCGCCGCGTCCGCGAACGGGTCCTCGATGTTGAAGGGGTCCTCGTACCTGTAGTCCTTGAAGGGGTCGTCGGTGAAGTCCATGTTGGCGCGGTCGGTCTGGACGCAACACAAAGCGTTTGAGTGTGGTGTCGCGGGGGGTC harbors:
- the LOC119193155 gene encoding epidermal growth factor receptor substrate 15-like; amino-acid sequence: MDFTDDPFKDYRYEDPFNIEDPFADAAAVRADPAARPTSVAGFETDDFFASSTVNGSFTLPEKRSGRVSAPPVAYDPFSGRSEFNTANNNETWAAWPNDNWATDSAWTEPTSQKADAWSAASKNTNVTTNDRKTENWANKSDNWANKSDNWATDWSIDQNKNLNETWPNTRPAKTETSPRPVKYAKSLVNTIGGIGRSRQKEKKAKEAKEAKELRASAEALPSEETQWAWAAAESRLQRAAEQQRRREDAELQLALAISRQDK